A single window of Flavobacterium sp. 140616W15 DNA harbors:
- the thiC gene encoding phosphomethylpyrimidine synthase ThiC — protein sequence MTTEEQISRTPFPNSNKVYVNGEIHPIKVAMREVALSDTRLSNGGIEKNPSVTIYDTSGPYTDPNIQIDIRKGLPRLREEWILDRNDVEILDEISSDYGQMRLNDESLNHLRFEYLHQPKRAKKGANVTQLYYAKQGIITPEMEYIAIRENQRIELLNEQTKVMQCQHVGHSFGANTPKSKITPEFVRSEVAIGRAIIPNNINHPESEPMIVGRNFLVKINANIGNSAVTSTIEEEVEKAVWACRWGADTIMDLSTGKNIHETREWIIRNSPVPIGTVPIYQALEKVKGIAEDLTWEVFRDTLIEQAEQGVSYFTIHAGVLLRYIHLTAERVTGIVSRGGSIMAKWCLFHHKENFLYTHFEEICEIMKQYDVAFSLGDGLRPGSIADANDAAQFAELETLGELAKIAWKHDVQVFIEGPGHVPMHMIKENMDKQLEHCNEAPFYTLGPLTTDIAPGYDHITSAIGAALIGWYGCAMLCYVTPKEHLGLPNKKDVKDGVITYKISAHAADLAKGHPGAQYRDNALSKARFEFRWEDQFNLSLDPDTAREFHDETLPAEGAKIAHFCSMCGPKFCSMKISQEIRDVAAAEKGMQEKSEEFIEQGKEIYI from the coding sequence ATACATCCTATAAAAGTAGCCATGCGTGAGGTAGCACTTAGCGATACCAGACTTTCTAATGGCGGTATCGAAAAAAATCCATCTGTAACAATTTATGACACATCAGGGCCATACACCGATCCAAATATCCAAATCGACATTCGAAAAGGATTGCCTCGTTTAAGAGAAGAATGGATTCTAGATCGAAATGACGTAGAAATTCTAGACGAAATTAGTTCCGATTATGGACAAATGCGATTAAACGATGAGAGTTTAAATCACTTGCGTTTCGAATATTTACATCAGCCAAAACGTGCCAAAAAAGGGGCGAACGTTACGCAACTTTATTATGCCAAACAAGGAATCATTACTCCCGAAATGGAATATATCGCCATTCGCGAAAACCAACGTATTGAGTTATTAAATGAACAGACTAAAGTTATGCAATGCCAGCATGTTGGTCATAGTTTTGGAGCAAATACTCCAAAAAGCAAAATAACCCCTGAGTTTGTACGAAGTGAAGTAGCCATTGGTCGTGCTATTATTCCAAATAACATTAACCATCCCGAAAGCGAACCTATGATCGTAGGTCGTAATTTCTTGGTAAAAATAAATGCTAATATTGGTAATAGCGCTGTGACTTCTACCATCGAAGAAGAAGTTGAAAAAGCCGTTTGGGCTTGTCGCTGGGGAGCCGATACTATCATGGACTTATCTACAGGAAAAAACATTCATGAAACCAGAGAATGGATTATTCGTAACTCGCCAGTACCAATTGGGACAGTTCCTATTTATCAAGCTTTAGAGAAAGTAAAAGGAATTGCAGAAGATTTAACTTGGGAAGTTTTCCGCGATACTCTTATTGAGCAAGCAGAACAAGGAGTTTCCTATTTCACCATTCATGCAGGTGTTTTATTACGTTACATACATCTTACTGCCGAACGTGTTACAGGAATTGTTTCTCGTGGTGGATCTATAATGGCAAAGTGGTGTTTATTTCATCATAAGGAAAACTTCTTATATACTCATTTTGAGGAAATCTGCGAAATCATGAAACAATATGACGTAGCTTTTTCTTTAGGAGATGGCCTTCGCCCAGGCTCTATTGCCGATGCGAATGATGCTGCACAATTTGCCGAATTAGAAACTCTTGGAGAATTAGCCAAAATTGCTTGGAAACATGATGTTCAGGTATTTATTGAAGGTCCTGGTCACGTACCAATGCACATGATTAAAGAAAACATGGACAAACAATTAGAACATTGTAATGAAGCTCCATTTTATACTCTTGGGCCATTAACCACAGATATTGCACCGGGTTATGATCATATTACTTCGGCTATTGGAGCTGCACTGATTGGTTGGTACGGTTGTGCAATGTTGTGTTATGTTACCCCAAAAGAGCATTTAGGTTTACCAAACAAAAAAGATGTGAAAGATGGAGTCATCACTTATAAAATCTCAGCTCATGCTGCCGATTTAGCCAAAGGACATCCAGGAGCACAATATCGTGACAACGCATTAAGTAAAGCACGTTTCGAATTCCGATGGGAAGATCAGTTTAATTTATCATTAGATCCTGATACAGCACGAGAATTTCACGATGAAACACTTCCTGCCGAAGGTGCAAAAATTGCTCATTTCTGCTCTATGTGCGGTCCAAAATTCTGCTCTATGAAAATATCTCAGGAAATTCGTGATGTGGCCGCCGCCGAAAAAGGAATGCAGGAGAAATCAGAAGAGTTTATCGAACAAGGAAAAGAGATTTATATTTAA
- a CDS encoding hydroxymethylpyrimidine/phosphomethylpyrimidine kinase codes for MPENRPFVLTIAGFDPSGGAGVLADCKTFELHHVAGLAINTGNTIQTEKEFFEIEWTSLDFVLRSIKILFGNYDIKTVKIGIVPSLSYLKEIIFCIKKLSPATQIIWDTVLKSTTEFDFITIENKSDLIEILNKIDLITPNYSEIKKLFPNFDFKDNLLDKKIPTAILLKGGHNTKAIGTDYLYSQNEIFELSPNNTKCYPKHGSGCVHSAAITANLALGQEMRFACANAKIYIEKYLNSTLTLIGYHHV; via the coding sequence ATGCCAGAGAATCGCCCTTTCGTACTTACAATAGCTGGTTTTGATCCTTCTGGTGGCGCTGGAGTTTTGGCAGATTGCAAAACTTTTGAGCTACATCATGTGGCTGGACTTGCCATAAATACAGGAAATACAATTCAAACAGAAAAAGAATTCTTTGAAATAGAATGGACATCGCTTGATTTTGTGTTACGTTCCATAAAAATACTATTCGGAAATTATGATATAAAAACCGTAAAAATCGGAATTGTTCCTTCTCTCAGTTATTTAAAAGAAATTATTTTCTGTATAAAAAAGCTTTCGCCTGCAACGCAAATAATCTGGGATACGGTTTTAAAATCTACTACCGAATTTGATTTTATCACAATCGAAAACAAATCCGATTTAATCGAGATACTTAATAAAATCGATTTGATTACTCCAAATTACAGTGAAATAAAAAAACTATTTCCCAATTTCGATTTTAAAGACAATCTATTAGATAAAAAAATCCCAACCGCTATTTTATTAAAAGGCGGACATAATACCAAGGCAATTGGAACTGATTATCTATATAGTCAAAATGAAATTTTTGAGCTTTCACCAAATAACACCAAATGTTATCCAAAACATGGCTCAGGATGCGTACACTCTGCAGCAATAACTGCCAATTTAGCTTTAGGTCAGGAAATGAGATTTGCTTGTGCCAATGCTAAAATTTATATCGAAAAATATTTGAATTCAACTTTAACTTTAATCGGTTACCATCATGTATAA
- a CDS encoding thiamine phosphate synthase — MIVLSNPTAIANEINVIHSLLEEGLQLFHIRKPEYSLKEMISFIAQINPEFRPRLVLHSHHELIETFKINRIHFTEETRRRITLEKYKNKEIHLSTSTHSITDFNSLAPEFEYAFLSPVYPSISKADYFPKTDLFESIKDRTNTKTKLIALGGINAENIETPLTNGFDNVALLGTIWNTENPIKNFKSCQRIALSYLQ, encoded by the coding sequence ATGATAGTTCTATCAAATCCAACTGCAATAGCAAACGAAATAAATGTAATCCATTCTCTTCTTGAGGAAGGATTACAATTGTTTCATATTCGAAAACCTGAATATTCACTTAAGGAAATGATTTCATTTATAGCACAGATAAATCCTGAATTCCGCCCTCGATTAGTATTGCACAGTCATCATGAATTAATAGAAACATTTAAGATTAACAGAATTCACTTTACAGAAGAGACAAGAAGAAGAATCACTCTAGAAAAATATAAAAATAAAGAGATCCATTTATCAACTTCAACACATTCAATTACAGATTTTAATTCATTAGCTCCCGAATTTGAATATGCTTTTTTGAGTCCAGTTTACCCAAGTATTTCAAAGGCGGACTATTTTCCTAAAACTGATTTATTTGAATCCATAAAAGACAGAACCAATACTAAAACTAAACTAATTGCTTTAGGCGGAATTAATGCTGAAAATATAGAAACCCCGCTGACAAATGGTTTTGACAATGTTGCTTTATTAGGAACTATTTGGAATACTGAAAATCCAATTAAAAATTTTAAATCATGCCAGAGAATCGCCCTTTCGTACTTACAATAG